Genomic window (Pristiophorus japonicus isolate sPriJap1 chromosome 9, sPriJap1.hap1, whole genome shotgun sequence):
aggaGAAAATCCGACATcccaaatccagcaacctcggggcCGAGGCCGTGCCGGTTTTTGGACAACTCTACCTGCGATGCACTTTTCTAAAAAAAATGTCCGTTTTTCAGACAATTCCGTTttttggaattccggattcgggacgttgtaccagTACAACATTCTTAAAAAATTTTACATTTTCAGAGGTTCAGGCCAAATTCCAGGCCTGGACTGCCCGGTGGCCATCACACTTTCTGGTCAGCATGTCGATACACCCACCTTTACTCAGTGTATTGGCTCGCTGATATGCTACCAGGCTGGAGATAAGGAAACTCCTAGCTATGCTCCCTCTGATGACAGACCTAAAATAAGAGGCAAGGAAGATTTGGACCAAGCAGACTTGGTGAGTGTAAACCAGAAGGCCATGCATATTAATGTTAATTAATGAGACAGTACACAGTGTTTGGCTACCTCTCTTTTCAAGTGCTGATGGACAGCTTTTCTGTACGCCCGGGTTTGCTTAAGGTAAGGAATGATTGTGCTTGGGAAACTGAACATTTCCCCTCACTTTTCCCACCCATTGTGAAGTGCTCCGAGCTCACTGGTGGCATGTGCCAGATGTTGTGGCACAACAAATGCTGCTGTTGTGCATTACAAGGAAAATGCACACAAACCACTCATTACTGCATCAGTCAATGCTATTACACGACTATCGTGATGATGATGCAAAGTAGTTTGCCCAAGCAGAAACACAAATGCAGTAGTATCATTTGGTATGTTTTACAAAGTGCCCAGACTATATATTGGTATGTCTGGGCACTTTATAAAACATACCTTGCAATTACTTTTGTGTTAGAAGAGAAATATTGCTTCTGCCTGTGCACTAATATTTGAAAAAAACTTAACTGGTTGGGGAATAGTGTAGTGTTCCTTTGATGCTGACTTCAGTACATGGTGTAGTTGGCAGTGTAAATTCGGTCTGTGTCCTGCACATCCTGCTTTAGACTGTAGTAGAATGCACCCAGTGACATTCATTTCTCCCATACTCCAACCTAGCTGGTCTATGAATCAGCTCCATGTAGAATGTAGTTTCAATGGGGTGAGTGCCTCTTCAAAAAACACTGGAAACTTTCGCAACTCACCAATTAAAGCACAAAGTGCAGCAACACTGCTTAATTAGCTCAAAATCACCTATTCCACCATAGCACATAGTGATCACTACGATTAATAAACAGACATACCGAGCCTTTTAAAATGTGCTCATCATCCCACAGTGGCCACTTGACCAACAGAATTGCCAGTGTTCAGTAATCATGTATGAAATTCCACATACCTGTTTTCCACTGTTAGCTGTCCTTTCTGCTGAGTCCCGATGCACATTCTGTCCCGATCCTCGGAGCACACTGATGAAATCTTTCTTCGAGACAGATGACAGCAACTTGGCACGCTTCTGTTCAGACCCACCTACTTCTTTAACTTTTTCATCCACACTAGTTTGATGCTTTCGCACAGCATTAAATAGCTGCACAACACCCCTGTATATTAAACAAATAGGTCAGTCATCCTCGTCCACGGAGAAGGCAAACGTTTGCCTAGTTTCTAGCCAATTCGCCCATTTCCCCCTCACTTACAATGAATGATCAAAGTGATTAGTTCTATGCCCGCTCCAAGCAAGCAGAGATCTTTGCCCAAATTTGTCACTGGTTTGCCTACATCGCCAATTTTTAAATAGGCATCCACGGGTTTGCCCAAGTGCCTTTTGTTTTCTTCAGCTACCTTGGATAGCAATTCAAAAATGAATATATTTTTATGGCGTGATTTTTTTTTGAATCAACAGCAAACACGGCAACATGAAAGCAAGCCCCTTCTGGACCAGATTACTTTGGACAGTGCAATTATTTTCCATCTTAAGATGCCATGCAATGCCAAAAGCCAGAGAAACTTCAAAAGGTTGTACATCTGAATTGATAGGTCCTTATTTGCTCAAAATTCACAGTGCTCCTGGATCACATAAACACTAACAATTTTGGTCTTCGCAAAAACCATCGAGGGAAATGCGTAAAGACTTTTAACATCAGTGGATTTCATTGCCAAATACAACTAATAATTGCCAAATGATTCCTTACCAATTCAATCATATTTCTACCCTAAACCCACATGGAGTAGTATTTATAAATACATTGGAGCAGAGATTCTCAAAATGTGGAATGGGTCATTCATGGGAttagcacactgtcctttcatcCTACGATCAGAGTTCAAACCCAGCTCAAACACATGGGATGAAAGTGTCTGTTCGATGTAGGAATCCCAAATGGAATGCGCCGATACTTAACTTTCAAACGCTCAATTCCAACACGGGGCACCTGTTTTATTTTAACCCAAGGACAGGTGTCTGGCATGCCAGGAAATCCATGTTGAAGGGATTCAAGGGAGGTGAAGTACAATGAAACAATATTAAATGACATATATTACAGTAAAACCTAATCAGTTAGTTTCTATTGATTAGCTTGTAGATAAAAACTTACTGATCAAAATCTGGTAGTGAGCTTATCAAATCTCACACTGTAATACAAGTCATTCAAGACATGGAGAGACTCCAGGGAGGGGACACAACAGATAATCTCTGTCTCCCTTGTTGTTCTTGCCACTGCAGATTTTAAATGAACTATGGGAAACCGTTTTTTTGAAGGTTAACAGATACTCCCAGTTAGAAATGAGGAACGGTTTACACAAACAGATATTAGAATTGGAATTCTAATATTTATTCCATATGTTATTTTGGGAAGGAAGGAATAGAGAAATACTCGAGTCAAAGCAGGTTACACTTGTGCACTGCCTAGTAGGAAGATCAAGAAAAGCAAGGGCTAAGATTCAGGAACAGATCACAGCCTAGGCTTTCAGACTGGGGTGCATCTCCAGTAGGGTGGGACATTCACCTGCCATGGATATTGCCCCTTCCCACCCATGGAGTCATTAGCACATTGGAGGTGGACTTCCAAATCTCTGCCATGGGGCAGAAATTTGCTGCAGCAGGCCTCGAAACtgcctgaaaaactgaagaaaacgttTTACTGCCGCTATGATCTGTGCACGGACATGCTGACTGAATGTGCAGACCCTCTGATGCCCCCCTCTACCAACCCTTGAAAGTTAGATGCCTGGTGTTTTAATGGGGTAAACAGCACCACACGCAAAGACGACCTTATTTTAATCTGTTTTGTGTGTGCATGCCCACATATAGGCAGGTGCAATTTATGTCATCaggcccccccccgccctccaagGTGTGGAAACGTGGCACAAAGCAACCCTCAGCACTTTTCCAGCCCTATCTACTCTAGTTATGCCTGAGAAACAGAGTGAATGAACTAGAAAGCAGAGGGCCACGTGTTTATCCTCAACTTGGGGCTGTGCATACCCAAAAGACCTAAAAGGCAAAGATAGTTTTGGGAATGGGTGGAATTTAATTTGTAGAAAATCAATCAATTTAGCTTTTGTTTAATGAGAAAAAGCAATGTTAAATAATGAAACCCAGAAAAAAGTCTCTATTTCAAACAAACGTGTCCTGAAAACCGTTTATGTATCTAGCACCTTGTTTATCCTATCTCCATATTGTCCAACTTGTGCATTTGCAAGGAGAGTACTTGCACACTTCATCTTTGGATTCACATTTCAAAGTGTGGCCTTGCAATCTTAGCCATCGGAAAACAAAATATCTTCAAGTGCCAGAAAACACTTCCATGCTGAGCAGCACAATAATTACCTGGTGGCTATCCTCTGGAAGTTCCTCTCAGTGTCTCGGTCTCGGACTACATCAGGTTTCACTCTGCACATCTGCTCCCATTCTTTCTTTTTATCCAGCTGCCAAAGAAAGCTCATTAAAGAACATGCTGAATAATCCCTCAACTTCATAGAAATCAGTAGCTTTCTAATGAATAAATAACTGTATTAAATACACCAGATGTTTGTTGGGAACTGGTGAAACCAGTGTCAGCAAAACTAAAACCTCAACAAACTGGTTACTAGCATTTATAATATTGTAAACACCATGCCACAGCTGGCAGAAGCAAAATAACTTTTTCTTAAAGTGAAATTTTGTGCTCAGGGACATTAGTTTGAAATGGAGTACTTTTCCTATTCAACACTTATTACCTCAAGCATTTCTGcagcaggtatagcacaggttggatgcagagtaaATCCCAACAATCTGCCTTTACCGCCAACTGTACCTGTATAAGATTCTCTTTTCTGACACCAGTCTTTGCCAGATTAACAATTTAATTAAATTAGAAGTTGTGTGGTATGCCCACCTCCACTAGCAACTGCAATGGAGTCAGGCAAACTAATTTCACATGGAACCCTTGCATTCAGGGAAAGGGAGACATGCCTCCTGTCAGATTCCAATCCAGAAGTTAAGAACAATATGCTAACCCACTGCACTCAGTACCCCTCAGAATCACCTCTCTCAAATCATGCCATGTTAACTGGAATTTCAGAAATATTAAAAGTGTATAAATTTAATAGAATTTACTACTAAACATCATAAACACTGGAGGTCTGGCACAGCATTACTGGCAGCAATCCAAACTTGGGAGTTCGTTGACAAACTCTTCAAACTTAATTTTTGTGGCTTACAATGTGATTGAGGGGTTCAAATGGCATTGCTGTCTCcagatccactgccagcatccctTACGTAATCCTCCTTGTTGAAATAAGTGGCCAAGACAAACATTTGCAATTCCGCATTGGTCAACAGTAAACACATTGCTCTCCAAGTGCTATTTTAGCATGGCTTGCCCATACACACCATGCAATTCCAGCAATCCATTTTTTAACCAACAAGGTATTTCATAAGAAAAAAAAAGATTAGAGCAGCGTTCAATTTCCACGTGACTTGGAGTTAGCAGTTCGACCCACTTCACGTCTTGGCCTATCTTGTTTGACTGTATACACTCCCTGCTTCTGTTTAGCCACAAACAAAAATTGAAAGCAAACAAAATGCCACATGTCTGGAAACAGTGACAGCCGTGGATTCAACTATTTGGTTTTCAGATGTTTATACACCTGACAATTCAGAAATGTGGAAAACCTGGAAAGCAGCAAGATTTATTGGGGAAGCTCCTTGAAGCATTCCTAAGTGTTAAAACAACATGGAATTTTTGTAATGCTGCCAATGCTATTTGTGCAGAAAAGCAAACCAAACCACCTGGGTATGTAAATCAACTATCATTTTCTCCACTGTATTCAATTTGCCTTGGCTATTACGCGCAAGTTCTATAGAAAACATTAGGAACCTAAAAGGCCATTAGGCCCAATAAATCTGTTTTTTTATTGATCAACCATACATACATTCCTCTCATTTCTTCTCCCTCCAGAAACACACTGGCTTGGAAGTTGCAGTCCGGGATGACGACAAATTGGCAGCATTCGCTGTCATTCtgtctttgaaactgaccgcaactttaggATTTGGCACATGACAGCTTTGAAGCTGGCTGCACTGTGCCCACGCACAACCCCCCACACCAGAGCCGGTAATCTGAGTAATTAGCCAAATCAACAAAGCTGACAAAAGcttcggctcttccgcagtaagtatgctgttaaattccccactaaaagttagacccaaagggattaggtgtaactggagttttgACAGCGTTATTATTAAtggtaaacaaatgttaagggcctggaaaactcattttaattttgagcAATGTgacatttgtccattttaatacaaATTTgattttttaagaaacttttcaaaaatattttaaatgttttttttaaagtttgtccgTCTTTACTTcaagtttgccttttccccatgtgtgagccccaatctttgttttgctctctaaaatgttttaaaagtttgaattttaagagcttactcacttccttgtttgctgtgtgagaattctgcattttatttagctgcttagacagcttgttgatgtcacagcagttcgCTCAAGGGGATCCCATTAACTTCCGATGATTTGAATTGATGGTTGGAAAACTGAAGTTCTTGACACAGGGATCGCAAGATCCTTGTGCGAACCATACCTCAGGGATAGCAGCGAGcgcctttgcttcactgctgactaCAAATTCGGGCCACCGAATTGTATGTAAAAGCCATTTATAGTGTCAACTTCAATGGGCTTCCCTAGTAACTTATTCCACAACTCTTAGCACCTCCTAGTGAAAAAGAAATCCATTTGATTTCCCTTTTTACGTCTATCTCCTGGCAGTTACCAGCGACATGTTAACAGATACCCCACTTGCCACAATATAGTTTAAAATTACAAAGCCTGAAGAACATTTCAACTCGAGATGTAAACTGACTAACACCAGCTAGTAACTTCCTCCGCACAGCACACGGGCAAAAGCAGAATATTTACTTTTCAACAGGAATTTACCCAACTATAAAGATATGATAACAAGTAAAATGCATTTTAAAAACTACATCCTATGACACTGGTAAAAATGTATCAtcaaaagcaagtcatcctctatctTGCTCCTTTTGAAAATGCTGTAGTTTTGCTATCACATCACAAATCATGTTACACAAACTAACTTCAGCTTCACAATAAACACAAAGCCCATTATTTTAATGCTGCAGGCCTGCCACTCTATTTTACTTAACCCTTTCAACAATGCCTGGCTGTTCATTACAGAATTCCCATGTAGAATCCAGTTTGTGCAGACATATTTCATGTAATCTTTTAAGGCCCGTGCAAAAAAAATCATATTGTTTAAATTCTTAAGAGTGCAATGCAATACCTTTTTCATCTTTTCGATCATTgcctttttctgtttttctttttctttctgtttctcttTATTTTTAGCAAGTATTGTTGGTTTGTTCCCAGGTATCTTCTTATTTATAATTCTGGACATAGCATCTGCCCAGCCAGCACTGGGATTTGCCAGATTCGGGTCTGCAGTTTCCCCTCTGGATTCAGCCTCTGGATCGTGATTTTTCTCATCTTCCCCTGAAGAGAAGCTGTCACCTGCAAGATCTCCATCAGAATCTAAAATGGGACAGGTAAATTGCTCTGAGTATAAAGAAAGAATGCACTCCAGTTGTGATTTCCATTTGATGCAATGCTGACATCTAGTGTCAACGAGAGGTTCGGCAATTTCAACGCTTCTGCTTTTTAAACAGACTCACAGCTCACCTGAATAATAAAACCTGGGCTTAGAAATATTTATGAAAAAAAATTAGAAACTATTTGCATCCCATTGTGTTTACATCTGACATTCAAACTTTATATTTTCAAAACTGAATTCCTGTTACATTAGCGCAACACTGATTTGTTGTCTGGAACAGGAATTCAGTTTTGAAAATATAAAGTTTAAAGCATTCAAGAACAATACTGAGCACAATCCCTATAATCCTAGACTATTTTTGATTTATTTAGATTTTTATGTAGACAATTCAGAGGCACTTTGATAAGCTAGTGCACTTCAGATTTTTTCAATTTACTAGTGGACAAATTGAACAGATTGGCCAAGTTAACCAACAAAATATAAACATGCTGACAGAAGAGCAGGGCATGAGCAGAGCATTaggatgcctttaaaaaaaaaacataatgaGATACTGGGTTGTCCCAGTGTCATCAAACATAATTAATAGAACACTAAATCATAAAAAAAAGGAACCATCAAATTAAATAATACCGACACCCTTGTCCAATATGCCCTCCAGTACCACCGGTTGAGGAAGGCCTCAATTGTACCGGCGGAGACCACATGCTCTTTCTCCAGGGTTACCCGCACAGACAaggctgcagaagagaggcagacagCCAGAACGACCACCCACGTGGGTTACGTCCAACCTGGACCTGTGGATGGCCACCATGGCCAGACCCATTAGCAGAACCACCAGCATTAGGATGCAGATTTGCAACTAATCTGCGCACAGCAAAATATAGTGTAGACTGTGGGGCAGGGCAGGTGGGTAATGAGAAGAGTCAGCTTGTGCTCGTCTTTTAAGTCCTACCTGCATCATAGTGAGCAGTTTCAGGCCTGGGAGTAAATTGCTGCTGGTCTCATCTAATAGGTTCGAGATGCAAGATGCCATTTAAAAGGCAGCACAAACTTCAAGACTTAATGAAACAGAATAACTAGACAGTAGCTGCCATAATTCTGTAACTCAAAATCAGCCAACACTGTACTTTCTTGACACAGCGACCGAGAAACTGGTTTGCGCCGACAGACCGGAGTGAACTGGGCACAGTGAACAACCGCTGGGATGGAATGGGTGTCCTCGAAGCACACCCAATAATGGGCCTCGGGACCGGTGAGCTGCAGATGCCTGCTGGGCATTCCCAGACGACTATCCAGCAAAGATTTCAATTTTGGGCTGCTAGCATCGGCCCTCAGATAGCTCTTGGGAGAGTGGAAAAAATCAGGGGCCGGCAACAGTTTTCAGCATTGCAATGGACCCAGGAGAAGCACTCCTGCACCTCCAGGTTCCACATTCAGGCaagtatcattttttttttaaacttaccttttggtggtctccagcagtccctttaaaaaATAAAATCGCTGGTTTGGCCACAGTTTCCTTTCATGGAAGCCCAATTTTGCAAAGGGGGCCTCACAGGCATTAGGCTTCCTATTTGCAATGACCTTAATACCGGTTTCAGACACAGGCTCGGGACACTTTTTCTGCCTTCATCAATATTGCAACATAATGTGCCCCATTGGATGTTTTACAACAATAATGCAGGGGAAACATCATTTTtactaaaaaaaaaagttaaaaaggcTGCTTTGTAGTTGCTGCAGtgatcacaacaacttgtatttataaaatacCATTAGCATCAAaacgtcccaaggaacttcacaaaTAGGCGCAATGAAAACTGATGCCAAGCCAGGAAGACATTAGGAGGGCTGATAGAATATTTTTTATAGGTGGAATGACAGAGGTTGAGAGAGGAAGCTCCAAAGAGTAAAACAAAGGTGACTGAAGATTGCCATCAAGGGTAAGGTGGAAGGAGGGGGAGTCACAGAAGGTTGAAGTCAGGGTAGCTGAATATTCAGGAGGGGATATGGTGCTAAAAAGATTGCAGATAGGGTGGAATAACTGGTATTATCTAGTGAAGTTTTTTTACAtctcctctaaggcaagtacatACAAGGTTGATAACAGAACAAGCCAAATGTTTTGCATAATTTATCTTTCTTCCTCTCCTCCCCATGTGTTTTGACACTTATAAATGTACATACACAAGTAAACTGATTAAAGCCACAAAAGCATACAATTATTGAAAGGACCCCCCCCCCTCTGATTGAATTGATCAGTGCAAGATGTTTGTACTTGACTACATAAtatgcagtttttttttaaatttcacagcATCAGACTCAGAGTCAGCAATATGTTGAATTTGTTTCTGATGGGAACCTGAAAAGTGAATTTGTGATAGAACAGAATCCAGTAAGATGTAAAGATCTGAGAATACTATCATCAAGTCTTCACAACTTTACAAGTACAGGTTCCAGAGTAGGTTTGTGTGCAGCCCAATAAAGGATTACTTGGGATATGCAAAAACAATGCTAATAGAATAAATGATACACTTTAGACTCCCACCTTAAATGTGCAACATTGCAAAGGTAGAAGTGGATGTCAGAAGGAAGCGGAGTTCACAGTCAAGATTGCCAAAGTGATACCCTCCCTGAATCAGCTCGAGATGGCTGCCATGGAAACCGAGGAACTTGTGGGACGAGGCACTGATCGGAGCAGATGAGGTTGGCCTCAGTCTGGCCAATATTCAGCTGGAGAAGTTCTGGCCCATCCCGGTCTTGATACTGAACAATTTGACAGGGTGGTAACAACCTTTGATTTGGAGGTTGAAATAGGTCTAGCAGTTAttggcatacatgtggaaactgatcctGTGCTTCTGGATAATATTGACAAGGGATAGCACAGACAGTGTAAAAGGGGTCAATGATGGACCCCTAGGATACattaacataataattaggagcaggagtaggccatatggccccctcgagcctgctccaccattcaataagatcatagctgatcttcgacctcaactccactttcccactcaatccccataatcccttgattcccctaggatccaaaaatctatctagctcagccttgaataaactcaacatagaaattaggtgcaggagcaggccattcgattcAGCATCCACcgccctttagggtagagaattccaaagattcacaaccccgagtgaagaaattcctcctcatctcagtcttaaactcttatcctgagactatgtcccttagttctagactcaccagccaagggaaacaacccctcagcatctaccctgtcaatccctctcataatcttgtatgtttcaatgagatcacttctcattcttctaaactctagagggtATAGGCCCAATATTCTAGGACAACCCTctaatcccagggatcaatctagtgaacctttgttgcaccacttctaaagcaagtatatcctttcttagataaagagaccacaattgtgcatagtactccaggtctggtctcaccagagccctgtacaattgtagcaagaccaccaaagtgaataacttcacattttcccacattatactgcatctgccactttattgcccactcacttaacctgtctatatccctttgcaggctttttgtgtcctcctcgcagcttactttcccacctggctttgtatcatcagcaaacttggatacattgcatgcAAACACACTAGTGGCAACAAAGCAAGCAGAGATACAGGTGTCATTGGCAATGTAGTGCCTGCTTTGACTCAGGCAAAGTGAGGAGAGTGCCCAAAAGTCTATTGCAGACGTCGGAGGAGGATGGAGTTGTCAATGATGCTAAAGGCGACAGAGTGTTGGAGAAAGGGAAAAGATAGGGAGCCATTCCAGCAAGGGGTTGGTAACCGTGCAGATTGGAGGGACTCCAATCAGGAGGCAAGAAAGGGAGGTTTTAAAACAAATCATCCCAATAATTTACAGCGGAAGGGATTGGGAATTGTTTAACTGTAAGCAAACGTGGTCTGAAGGTCCAGGCTAATACGGgggctcctcccctctcccccaaccgCTCCTCCTGTCCTTGCTCTGAACTTAATGATGCCCCACCGCTCGCCGCACCCCATCACTCCCGGGGCCCGGCCCGACCCGGCCATTTACCGCTGGATTCCGCTTCAACTCCCGTACCGTCTCCACGTGCAGCGGCCGTCGCCATCTTAACCGGAAGGGGCGGAGCGTCGCTCTCACCTTTCCCCTGGTAAAGAGCCGGGACAATGGTTCCGCCTGCGGGccgcctcgtcgtcctcctccgggccgggccgggccgggccgctcAGGCGGAACCATTGTCCCGGCTGAAGTTTGATGGAGAACCCTCCCGATTAGCGGCGGCTGCCCCCGggtttacagggacacggtgtgagcATCAGCTGGGAGTTTGTCATTGGATGAGATGTGTTGACACGGAGCCGGCTCTCCAGCGGGAACAGGCCCACGGTACACCACTGACTCCGCTCTCCGCCGTGGGGCCCCCGCCCCGCTCTCCGCTCTCGGACCCCGGCACCGCAGTTTGGCACAAACTGTCTCGGTGGCGTTGAACGAACAGATGTGGGTAGCCACCTGGTTTCTTGGCCAGTTGCTGCACGGGTTTGTGCTTATATGGATAAGGAAATTATGGGGGtgtttct
Coding sequences:
- the rrp15 gene encoding RRP15-like protein isoform X2, whose protein sequence is MATAAARGDDSDGDLAGDSFSSGEDEKNHDPEAESRGETADPNLANPSAGWADAMSRIINKKIPGNKPTILAKNKEKQKEKEKQKKAMIEKMKKLDKKKEWEQMCRVKPDVVRDRDTERNFQRIATRGVVQLFNAVRKHQTSVDEKVKEVGGSEQKRAKLLSSVSKKDFISVLRGSGQNVHRDSAERTANSGKQVEVKSEDGAAWNILRDDFMMGATMKDWDKESEEEQGADVGGEESDSDR
- the rrp15 gene encoding RRP15-like protein isoform X1 — protein: MATAAARGDGTGVEAESSDSDGDLAGDSFSSGEDEKNHDPEAESRGETADPNLANPSAGWADAMSRIINKKIPGNKPTILAKNKEKQKEKEKQKKAMIEKMKKLDKKKEWEQMCRVKPDVVRDRDTERNFQRIATRGVVQLFNAVRKHQTSVDEKVKEVGGSEQKRAKLLSSVSKKDFISVLRGSGQNVHRDSAERTANSGKQVEVKSEDGAAWNILRDDFMMGATMKDWDKESEEEQGADVGGEESDSDR